Sequence from the Amaranthus tricolor cultivar Red isolate AtriRed21 chromosome 1, ASM2621246v1, whole genome shotgun sequence genome:
CACTTTTTAAAACACATAACGAAAGGTGCTGTTTTTAGAGAAATGATTGAGAATggaattaaatttgaactaaaaatacatttttttgttggctttagCATATTGATTGCAATAATGTTTCTTGTTCAAGAAAAGGTGACTATTTTGGTAAAAGTATTGTTGTTTAGGAATCTTTGGTCTGGGTGTATTATAgaaattattatgatattaatgaCTATTGAGAGGTGGATAGCAGTGTGTTAACTAATTTGTTACCCTGTTGCGAATTGCAACATGAATCTTAAGCCATTTTAGGTGAATAATGAATTCTACAATGAAACATATAGTGAATAAAGAAACACTAGATTGTAATAATGActcatcatttttttaatatttgtcttTTAAGTTTATACATATTACATATTACTATTGGGGCACTATCAAAGACTTGGTAGTTACATTTCATTACTGTTTTAAAGTGACAATATTGCATATTcagaaagaatttgaaatggaAAAGTTAGTTAAAAGGGTAATATTGTGAAATGGTAGGAGTAATGTGACTCCTTTGCTTTAGTTTTTACTTTGATTTGAACCGTGATCTTTGAATTATGTGACTGATACCTTACTCTCATTTGTAGGCACTGTATTTGCATATGGGCAAACAAATAGTGGGAAAACGCATACGATGCGAGGATCTTCTAGTGAACCAGGAGTCATCCCTCTTGCTGTTAGGGAGTTGTTTGATATAATTCATGAGGTAGGCCCGTTAATTCTATATCCTCTGTGCTCGAGGCGTAGCGAGCCTCCAATCTTTGAGGTTGTATTCTTTTGAACATCTGTTGTTGGTATTGAAAGAAAATTGCTCTTATTTCTGGTTGTTGCCATTGCTATATTCTTATCTGTGTAAAAGTTAAGCTGATTTAATTGCTATACTTACCATATCAGAAGTCTACAATCTGATGTGTTTTCTTCTCTGAAGGTTCCTGACCGGGAGTTTCTTTTGCGGATGTCCTATTTGGAGATTTATAATGAAGAGATCAATGACCTGTTGGTTCCTGAACACAGAAGACTGCAGATTCATGAAAGCCTTGATGTAACTTCGATTTCTTTTTTACTGGTTTAATGTTTGCACGTTGCATTAAATTTTATGTTTGAGTATATTAGATGACTTGAAGCCTGAAGGTAAATATTATTTGGCAGCGGGGAATATATGTAGCTGGTTTGCGTGAAGAAATTGTTGCCTCACCCGATCAGGTCCTTGATCTTATGGAATTCGGAGAATGTATGGTCTTCTTTGTTCTTGTCTCTTTGGATCCCTGTATGATTGGGAAAAATTGATGTATGTCTTCTAACTGAGAATCCTTTTTGCAGCTCATCGGCACATTGGAGAAACTAATATGAACCTGTATAGTAGCAGATCTCATACAATATTTCGTATGGTATTGCTCTGACTCTTATAAATAGCTTTTCATATTTTTGTACATCTGTTGGTCTCACTATTTCTTGTTTTAGATAATTGAGAGTCGTGATAAATCAGGAGATGAAGAGTCTAGCGACTCTTGTGATGCTGTCCGTGTCTCTGTTTTGGTATGAGGAATtctaatatcataattcaatcTGATTTCCGAAATTTTCGTGTTGAACTTTTTCTTTAACCGCCTCTTGTAGTGCTGTTTTGACTTTTCTTGTAATGAACATTATTAATGTCTCAGAATCTAGTTGATCTTGCTGGTTCAGAACGTGCTGCGAAAACAGGAGCAGAAGGTGTACGCTTGAAAGAAGGTTCTCATATTAATAAAAGCTTGATGACTCTCGGAACTGTCATAAAAAAGCTCAGTGAAGGTGCTGAGAGTCAAGGGTATGGTCCTCTTTATTGCTGAATTTAATTTTATGGTTGTATTGCTTTTATTTTGAAACTGAAGGTCCAATAATTGTCTTTCTGAATGTGAGACAGCGGTCATGTTCCTTACCGAGATAGCAAGCTTACGCGTATCCTGCAACCTTCCCTTGGAGGAAATGCTAATACAGCTATAATTTGCAATATCACTCTCGCACAGGTTAGAACTTTCTGTTTAATTATCCAGTTGCATTTTGGTTTCTTGTGTCTAAAATTGTTAGTTGCTGTTGCAGATTCACGCAGATGAGACCAAAAGTAGTCTTCAGTTTGCTAGCAGGGCATTACAAGTCACTAACTGTGCACATGTTAATGAGGTGTTTATTCGGTCTATTATACTTTCGCAAATTGCAGTATATTTTGTTAATGCATAAGCTGCTTACACATCAAGTTTCGTGTTCTTCAAGACATCATGGGTATTAATCTTTAACCTAATGGCTAATGTTATTTGCCAGATCTTAACAGATGCTGCCTTACTGAAGCGGCAGAAAAAAGAAATTGAGCAGCTTCGTGCTAAATTGCAGGTTATCATTTTGTGAATATTCGTTTCTTAAATtcagttatttatttattatttaagaaCACGGCTTTTTTAAAGATTCAATGGTCTGTTTATTTAGGCTTCTCCATCAGAACATCTTGAAGAAGAAATTCTTAACTTAAGGAACACATTATTACAGGTTTGATGTTATAGTTTCATGTTCAAGCACGGGTGACAAATACTATTGCTTTTATCTAAGGTAGGATATTGTAATGTTTGGCCATGCAGACTGAGTTAGAAAGAGAGCGAATAGCTCTGGAGCTGGAAGAGGAGAAAAGAGCACAAGTGGAGCGTGAGAAGATGCTTGAACAACAggcaaagaaaatcaagaacttgAGTTCTATGGTATTATACTCAAACAGGGATGAAATTCGTGATCACCCTAAAAAGGTATGCTTTTTCTAAATGACATGCTTTCTAATTGGTGAGGTTTTCTTTGAAGCAAGCATATTCTTATTGGCAGCAATATCATAACTTCTGGTTTCACCTTGCTCTCTAGCAAAAATTGCTGGTGTTGTATCATCTTATTTACTGAACTTTAGAATATATAACCACAGGCTGGAGAAATTTCTGGTTTTAAAAGTGAAAATCTAAAAATCTAGGCTTACTTTTGCTGGAGAATTTTCTGCTTTTAAAAGTGAATTTTCTGTGTTCCATTTCTCTAGTTTCAGATGCTAGTTTATGCAGATCAAATTCCTAATAACTTTCAAACAAGATATCATgcaataatgtaaaattatcatcatcataataataaattacagtcaaaaacaaaaacttgaaGTCTTTTGCCAATAATGCTGCTAAAAGATACTTTTCTTGTGATTTTTTACTCAGATCAAAAAGAGCGTCCTGTTCTCCAGCTGTTTTGTATCATTATGTTAGGTACTAACATTTCATATGTATAATGCTATTCTATCAGCATATGATGTGTTTCTATCAGATAGTCAACAGCTGTTGCTTGACATTAAATGTATTCTGTTGGGGGTCTGAATCTGCGAGACTGAGACATCAACATTTGCATTATATTCTTAATCTGTTGGAATCAAGGCTTCTGCATTTATGTACATTGTCGTATCCATGATCTGTTATGCATCTGCAGTTGCTATGGTGTACTCGATGTGTCTTGGTGTTTGTTACTATTCTCATTGGTGCTATTTCTGACAGAATTTTTTTGCctacaattttttttagctttttcctTGAGTTttatttacttatattattgTGGTCTTTGATTTCCCAGGACAAGCGGCGGGATACATGGTGCCCTGGAAAAGTCACACGGGAGGCTGCTGGAGAAGTATGTAAATTACTGCAAAATTTGACTTGTACACAAGACAGAATTATATACCATGTATTGACGGTTATATTTCAGTTACAATTTAATTAGTCTGATTTGATGATACTTGAGATAATGTTGCTCATTTTTTGGAAATCTGCTTCATGGACAAATCTGTGACAATGTGTTTGAAATTGTGACCCTAATGTGGAAATTGCTTGATGTTTTGGACTCTGCTATTCATGGGGCATAGGCAATATGTTACATTTCATTTGGAAATGAATATGTTTATGTTACATTTCATTTGGAAATGAATATGTTTGAATTTTGGGCACGGAATGAAGGTATTAAGACTTTATATGTACTCTGTTCCAAAATTTTTGTGGCCTGCTTGTGCTTTTTTTGGTTGGATTGCATACATTTATAGTGGcttttaaattacttaaataATCCAATGTCTCATTTCTTTATTCTAGACTACGGAAAACCGTGTGCTGTAAGAGAGGTGAGAAGAGGTGAAGACTGGTGAGCTCAAGACATTCACTTGTTGGGGCGATAGTTAATATTCATGTTTAACAACTTTCTGAGTTGTTACTTTTGCAACATTGGTGTTAAAAAGTAGTATGCAGGGGTTGTTTGTTTTTTCTGGTGGCTGTTTCCAAGTCCATATAGAAAAGTTTTTGAACAAATAGATGTGTAGGGTACAAGGATGTGACTTTTCATTCACTACTTGGGGGAAGATGAAAAGAGCACGAAAAAGAGAATAATATTTCATgcttctattttaatttaaacacATTTTTGTGCTCTTCTTGACCTAGCTCAGAGTTGGGATCCTGTAGCTGCATGTGCATTTATGGTCAGTCTTGATGTCTCAGATCCCTTCACTTGTGGAAACCCTTTTGTTGTTGAAGGTCAATATGGGGACATGATCATTTTTTTAGAATTGTTTGTATgtttgacttgtttttgctATGTTTCCCTTTTTGATGGTCATGCCACTGCTTTAATTACTTATTGAAAGATCTTGCTTTTAAATCTATTGAATGATTGAATGATTTTGTTACACTAGGCATCTCACATGTTGGATTCAAGGGCATCTAGTATAACGAGACAAGAGTGTGATCAAAGACCTCTTATTCCTTTTGAAGAACTTGTGACTGAAAGTGAAGCTGTAGGTGATGTCTCTAGCAAATCCaaagaaaataatgataaaaacaaTTCAGGTGATTGTGTGCTTCCCGACCCATGTACCCTGCTCAATGTCACTAGCAGGAGAAAAATGCCACAAAAGAAAACATCCTTGCCTATGGTTTGTATTATAGTGATAAAAATTTCTGTTTTGATAAAACATCCACCCTTTGGCTGAACCACTTATAATTGGCAACTTCAATATCTTTTCTAGGAGAACCATGAGTTACATGAATTGCAAGCAGCGTACGAGGATCTTTTCGTAAAATCTGAAATTCAGGTCTTAATTTTACCTTTGTCCATTTGTTACTAAACTGAAGAGAATTAACAATTAATGTGTGGTTCTTCCTGACTTTATATGCAGAGGATCATGTATGAAGTACAATTTGACTGTTTGAAAAGAACTCTGTCCGAAGCCTGTGCTGAGAACCTGGACCATTCCACTTGTCCAGATGACACTTCTCAATGTCGTGATAATAGTACCCAGTCATTAGATACAGATGCTACAAATTTGATTGAACAGCTAAGAGAACAGGTAATCTTTCTTGTAAGCTACTTCATTGAATATAGACCTGTGACTTGAGCTATTTTCTGATATAACTCCCCACGTTTGAACCTCTTCCTGTTATATGACCAACTTACAAGACCTCATTACGCTTCTGATATAACAGCTTTAAAAGTTTGTCGTGTTTCTTCTTTGCCACATATTTACAACTTGAATATTGTGTGTATTTTTACCTTTTTGATGCATTCATTCAGATTAAGGTGTTGGAAGTGGAAAAACTATCAAGTGAACAGAACTTAGAAAGCGTTGTCGATTTTGCAAAAAAACAGAATACTTTTGCTGCCAAAAAATGTGATGAGGTAACTATGTTTTAGTTTTCTTTGTccttaattaaatatttgattagTTTCTTAATTCTGAGATTTTATCTCTTCCTGTACATGAGAAAGGGAATCAAAAGCCTCCTAGTTTGGTTATGCTGTGCATACATATTTATTCCTGTCATTGGAAGGATTGTGTAGCATGGAGCTATGAAGTTCTGTTGTTTATGTAATTGTAGATTGCTGGTGAGAAACTAATAGTTTCACTGAATGAAAATTCTCATTTCAGCAATGCAGCTTAGATATTTTCAACTAATTCTGTAAACTGTTAATCTTTGGTCTGATCATAATGCGTCTCTCATCGTGGTGGTGATAGTGATATCATGAGTCAGAACTCGGAAGTTAAAAAGGTGTTCATGATTGATGAAAACTCGTGTTGTAATGATTGTTCAGTTGATTAGGTCTACATTATGTATTTGAAATTTAGTAGCACAGAACAACCAAAAGCGCCACTCTCAAAACTTGTATTGATCCTTTTCTGTTTGAACTTTGCATACTCTGCCCCTTTTTTACTCTGGGTTTCCTTTTCTTTTGGCTGCTTGCATTTTCCCTATTATATTCAGTTGGTTTTGTGCTTTACAATTAGATATTTCCAGTATTTTGATATACTTTTATGCATGAATATTGGTTTTCATTAAAATTCTTAGCTTTATGAAGAGCTCCAGACTGCAAAACAGGAGGCCTTGGAGGCACGCAGTGAATTGCGTCTAAGAAATGCTGAATCAATGGAGGTAGATATTTTTCACTTCTACATCTCTGTCAtgatttaacaatttttttaattcttagaAATATCTAAGTATTGTTGCTCACCTTTGAAAATTCAGATTGCTATATGGGTTTTGCTTTGTTATTTCTATTTAGTTGAGAATTTTGGGTATCATATATTAATCAGGAAAGCAATTTAAACTCAACATCAGAGCTTTTATTGGAGGTTCAACAAATATGTGAAGAAGTACAAAGCTTGAGTCCTTTTTCAGAATACATCTCATCAGTCACTGAAGAACTTTTACAGGGCCATTCTTATGCACTAAAAGAATTATCTGTATGTACTTCTTGATTTATTCTATTCAATTATACATGTTACAAAAGTATACCATTGGCAAAGCTTTTAAGAATCCTTCATTAGTTATTAGAGTTTCTCTTACATCTTATATTTCATTAGTTATTGGAAAGTTTGATTTGCTTTCTTTTTGCAGAATTTGAAATCTGATATATGTGAGAGCACCAGATTACAGAGATCAATTGTTAATGATCATGGAAAGCTAATCAgtagtttgaaaaataaaatagttgaACTTGAGAATGAGAAGGTGAGTTAGCTCAAAGCAGCATTAAGATCTAAGTAATGAGTTATGACGGATTTCTGCTTCAGCAGATTCTAACAGAATTCTGTTTTGGTGAGATGCAGGTTATGTTAAAGAATCAATCTACCGATCTTCAGGAACAGCTGGATGGTGTGCGTATAAAGTCCCAGGACTCTGAAAAAGCACTTATGGTAGTAGCTTctgtttttaactttttatagtctCTGTTGTGGAAGTGTGTTTTGTTCCTCCATGAAATCGTTCTTTCTTGTGTCAGGATCTCTCGGAGCAGTATGATGCAGAAAAATCAGAACTGCTATTTAATATTGAATTTCTTGAAAAGGAAGTCTATTCCTTGTCATCTTCTTCCTTGTCTAGAGAAAAGGAATCATTGAGGAAAGATCTTGAGAAAACCAAGGCCAAGTTGAAAGAGACTGAGTCTAAGCTTAAAAATGTCATGCAAGAGAAAACTAGACTTGAGGTTATGAGCTATCCCCTTGAGTTGTATTTTGTATTAGCATCCAGCTTTTCTTCACACCTAGGTGATGTGCTTTTTCGTGAGCAGGGTGAGAGAGCTAATGCTGATAGAGAGATTAAAAAACTGCATAGTCAGAAGGCTTTTCTTGAGCGTGATTTAAGCAAACGAGATTCCCTTGCTGGTAGAAAGCGTGAGTCTTGTGTTGATCGCTCCAGAGCCATTGATTCCAAAAGGATAAAGGGTCAAGAAAATATCATGCAACAGACTCTGCAGGTAAAGAAACCTCCTACAGTATATGTAAATTAAACCATGTCAATGGTGTTGGGCTGTGTAAATTGCGTTGATCAACATTCAACatctaaaaaatattattcaaaattttccacTATGAATATTGGTAATGCAAATTTCTTTGAGACTAgattgttttttgttttaagatTAACATATTTTTGGAGCAACTAAATTAATGTGTAATGTGCTCTGATCCATTTATGCTGTCCATGTCTTGAATTTTTTACTGTACTTGGTACTTAAATGGTTACAGAAGCTGGAAGTTCTTGCTTGTGTAACTTTTACCTGCAATATGCATAGAATGACTGAACTATGGTAATGCAATTTGCTTGGCTAACTAggctatttataaaaatttgcaAGTTACTTGCTCTTTAAGCATAAAAATATGTGCTCTGATCTAATTATGCTGTTCATATTCTAAATGTCTGCTTCACGTGGTATTTAGGATGATTACAAAAAGCTGGAAGTTCTTGCTTTTGAAATGGAAACTACTATTGCTTCTCTCGAAGAGGAGCTTGCTGctgcaaatcaagaaaaggaAAAACTACTTGCTACAAATGAAAGTTTGAGTTCTGAAATTGAGATGCTTTCTGAAAAATTTGATGCGTCAAGCTCTGATTTAAATGCATTGCAAGAAGAGCTCTTGGATCTCGTAAGCTTCTTGTGTCAAACCATTATATGTTTGCATGTTATGGTTTTGTTACTCACTACTTTTGCATGTTTATGAAAGCCTTTGATGATGTTCTGAAAGGCGTTTGTCTTCTTCTGATCAGAGATTGAAGCTCGAGAAATCTGAGAGCTCCAACCAGAATTTGGAAAGCCAGATTAATCTTTTGGTTGAGGAAAAGGAAGAGCTAGCAATGGTAGTTTGTTTCAAATTGCACCTTAAATAATCAGAACTTACTTTTCTCTTCTTTACACTTTCACCCAACAGCGTATCTTAATTTTCAGCAACTTACAAATAGCCTCTTAGAATTGGAGGAGGAAAGGGCAGTGTGGTCAGCAAAGGAAAAAGCTTCTGTTGAAGCTATCAAAGAAAAAGCAAATGTATATAATGACGAGATCACTTCATTATCTAATGAGCTAGAAAGGGTAAGTTTTGAATGTTGTCTAAATCTTGTCAAGGTTTTCAACTATGTTTTTCAAGTCAACTTGAAAAGCAAATGGCCTTGGTTCATTCATGTGTTTTTCAGTTTTGAATCTGACctgatattaaatttattttgttcgtAGACCATGTAAGCTCAATCTAATGATAAATTTATCTTCTTTAGGTGCAAAATGAAATGATATCGTTGAAGAAGGAATATGAGGCTCTACAACAGAGCCTGAAATATGCAGAGGAGCATGCAGAGTCAAAGATGAGATGCAGGTCTGAATCTTGTCCTGTGAATTCGCCATTGCAGTTTAAGTTTTCCAGTCATTACCTGTTCGCCACCATCATAGAACACCACGAAAAGGAGTTCACTTTCATCAATCACCTTGCAAATTCTATACAAActttagttttctttttttaaagagTATCCGACTTCCTTTTTTTGCATAATTTACATATCATCCTCCACAAACTATGAAATAGACTAATATTCATCACTGAATAAAATACCACTTTGAGATCTCGTTAAAGAGAAAAAgctaaataataaacaatatgtAAAACCTGTTATGTTTAATTCATATACACAAGAGGGGTGCAATGCTTGATGCAGATTCAGCTTATGCATGGCACTTTCAGCTGTCTTTTTAACATGTAAAGAAATTCACCCATGtggttttataaatattttttgcagCATGGAGAAGCTAACAGAGATCAATCAACTAAAACACGCTCTTGAAGTT
This genomic interval carries:
- the LOC130827234 gene encoding kinesin-like protein KIN-7O isoform X1, which produces MERIYVTVRARPLSTEDAKSSPWKISGNSISFLNSSSKFDFDKVFGEECKTKEVYEARTQEIVSAAVSGFNGTVFAYGQTNSGKTHTMRGSSSEPGVIPLAVRELFDIIHEVPDREFLLRMSYLEIYNEEINDLLVPEHRRLQIHESLDRGIYVAGLREEIVASPDQVLDLMEFGESHRHIGETNMNLYSSRSHTIFRMIIESRDKSGDEESSDSCDAVRVSVLNLVDLAGSERAAKTGAEGVRLKEGSHINKSLMTLGTVIKKLSEGAESQGGHVPYRDSKLTRILQPSLGGNANTAIICNITLAQIHADETKSSLQFASRALQVTNCAHVNEILTDAALLKRQKKEIEQLRAKLQASPSEHLEEEILNLRNTLLQTELERERIALELEEEKRAQVEREKMLEQQAKKIKNLSSMVLYSNRDEIRDHPKKDKRRDTWCPGKVTREAAGEVCKLLQNLTCTQDRIIYHASHMLDSRASSITRQECDQRPLIPFEELVTESEAVGDVSSKSKENNDKNNSGDCVLPDPCTLLNVTSRRKMPQKKTSLPMENHELHELQAAYEDLFVKSEIQRIMYEVQFDCLKRTLSEACAENLDHSTCPDDTSQCRDNSTQSLDTDATNLIEQLREQIKVLEVEKLSSEQNLESVVDFAKKQNTFAAKKCDELYEELQTAKQEALEARSELRLRNAESMEESNLNSTSELLLEVQQICEEVQSLSPFSEYISSVTEELLQGHSYALKELSNLKSDICESTRLQRSIVNDHGKLISSLKNKIVELENEKVMLKNQSTDLQEQLDGVRIKSQDSEKALMDLSEQYDAEKSELLFNIEFLEKEVYSLSSSSLSREKESLRKDLEKTKAKLKETESKLKNVMQEKTRLEGERANADREIKKLHSQKAFLERDLSKRDSLAGRKRESCVDRSRAIDSKRIKGQENIMQQTLQDDYKKLEVLAFEMETTIASLEEELAAANQEKEKLLATNESLSSEIEMLSEKFDASSSDLNALQEELLDLRLKLEKSESSNQNLESQINLLVEEKEELAMQLTNSLLELEEERAVWSAKEKASVEAIKEKANVYNDEITSLSNELERVQNEMISLKKEYEALQQSLKYAEEHAESKMRCSMEKLTEINQLKHALEVVVSEKGDHEELFKSKLDALSSQHGLKCEELKRTEAELANLKKEQGDLLCRIKEQEQDANLSNDLQNCKRELQFMVEERDKMKAQIAKMLENEIDIKLMGQNYDEKLFTAQHEAEQLSRRLAELEQTMRVDKVKENIERTKQRMRLRSMQAILDALRERYKKATDEQEIMHKKFEEAATKLKDRLASYALEVLNLKKQLADAC
- the LOC130827234 gene encoding kinesin-like protein KIN-7O isoform X2, which encodes MERIYVTVRARPLSTEDAKSSPWKISGNSISFLNSSSKFDFDKVFGEECKTKEVYEARTQEIVSAAVSGFNGTVFAYGQTNSGKTHTMRGSSSEPGVIPLAVRELFDIIHEVPDREFLLRMSYLEIYNEEINDLLVPEHRRLQIHESLDRGIYVAGLREEIVASPDQVLDLMEFGESHRHIGETNMNLYSSRSHTIFRMIIESRDKSGDEESSDSCDAVRVSVLNLVDLAGSERAAKTGAEGVRLKEGSHINKSLMTLGTVIKKLSEGAESQGGHVPYRDSKLTRILQPSLGGNANTAIICNITLAQIHADETKSSLQFASRALQVTNCAHVNEILTDAALLKRQKKEIEQLRAKLQASPSEHLEEEILNLRNTLLQTELERERIALELEEEKRAQVEREKMLEQQAKKIKNLSSMVLYSNRDEIRDHPKKDKRRDTWCPGKVTREAAGEASHMLDSRASSITRQECDQRPLIPFEELVTESEAVGDVSSKSKENNDKNNSGDCVLPDPCTLLNVTSRRKMPQKKTSLPMENHELHELQAAYEDLFVKSEIQRIMYEVQFDCLKRTLSEACAENLDHSTCPDDTSQCRDNSTQSLDTDATNLIEQLREQIKVLEVEKLSSEQNLESVVDFAKKQNTFAAKKCDELYEELQTAKQEALEARSELRLRNAESMEESNLNSTSELLLEVQQICEEVQSLSPFSEYISSVTEELLQGHSYALKELSNLKSDICESTRLQRSIVNDHGKLISSLKNKIVELENEKVMLKNQSTDLQEQLDGVRIKSQDSEKALMDLSEQYDAEKSELLFNIEFLEKEVYSLSSSSLSREKESLRKDLEKTKAKLKETESKLKNVMQEKTRLEGERANADREIKKLHSQKAFLERDLSKRDSLAGRKRESCVDRSRAIDSKRIKGQENIMQQTLQDDYKKLEVLAFEMETTIASLEEELAAANQEKEKLLATNESLSSEIEMLSEKFDASSSDLNALQEELLDLRLKLEKSESSNQNLESQINLLVEEKEELAMQLTNSLLELEEERAVWSAKEKASVEAIKEKANVYNDEITSLSNELERVQNEMISLKKEYEALQQSLKYAEEHAESKMRCSMEKLTEINQLKHALEVVVSEKGDHEELFKSKLDALSSQHGLKCEELKRTEAELANLKKEQGDLLCRIKEQEQDANLSNDLQNCKRELQFMVEERDKMKAQIAKMLENEIDIKLMGQNYDEKLFTAQHEAEQLSRRLAELEQTMRVDKVKENIERTKQRMRLRSMQAILDALRERYKKATDEQEIMHKKFEEAATKLKDRLASYALEVLNLKKQLADAC
- the LOC130827234 gene encoding kinesin-like protein KIN-7O isoform X3; translated protein: MERIYVTVRARPLSTEDAKSSPWKISGNSISFLNSSSKFDFDKVFGEECKTKEVYEARTQEIVSAAVSGFNGTVFAYGQTNSGKTHTMRGSSSEPGVIPLAVRELFDIIHEVPDREFLLRMSYLEIYNEEINDLLVPEHRRLQIHESLDRGIYVAGLREEIVASPDQVLDLMEFGESHRHIGETNMNLYSSRSHTIFRMIIESRDKSGDEESSDSCDAVRVSVLNLVDLAGSERAAKTGAEGVRLKEGSHINKSLMTLGTVIKKLSEGAESQGGHVPYRDSKLTRILQPSLGGNANTAIICNITLAQIHADETKSSLQFASRALQVTNCAHVNEILTDAALLKRQKKEIEQLRAKLQASPSEHLEEEILNLRNTLLQTELERERIALELEEEKRAQVEREKMLEQQAKKIKNLSSMVLYSNRDEIRDHPKKDKRRDTWCPGKVTREAAGEVCKLLQNLTCTQDRIIYHASHMLDSRASSITRQECDQRPLIPFEELVTESEAVGDVSSKSKENNDKNNSGDCVLPDPCTLLNVTSRRKMPQKKTSLPMENHELHELQAAYEDLFVKSEIQRIMYEVQFDCLKRTLSEACAENLDHSTCPDDTSQCRDNSTQSLDTDATNLIEQLREQIKVLEVEKLSSEQNLESVVDFAKKQNTFAAKKCDELYEELQTAKQEALEARSELRLRNAESMEESNLNSTSELLLEVQQICEEVQSLSPFSEYISSVTEELLQGHSYALKELSNLKSDICESTRLQRSIVNDHGKLISSLKNKIVELENEKVMLKNQSTDLQEQLDGVRIKSQDSEKALMDLSEQYDAEKSELLFNIEFLEKEVYSLSSSSLSREKESLRKDLEKTKAKLKETESKLKNVMQEKTRLEGERANADREIKKLHSQKAFLERDLSKRDSLAGRKRESCVDRSRAIDSKRIKGQENIMQQTLQDDYKKLEVLAFEMETTIASLEEELAAANQEKEKLLATNESLSSEIEMLSEKFDASSSDLNALQEELLDLRLKLEKSESSNQNLESQINLLVEEKEELAMQLTNSLLELEEERAVWSAKEKASVEAIKEKANVYNDEITSLSNELERVQNEMISLKKEYEALQQSLKYAEEHAESKMRCSMEKLTEINQLKHALEVVVSEKGDHEELFKSKLDALSSQHGLKCEELKRTEAELANLKKEQGDLLCRIKEQEQDANLSNDLQLFTAQHEAEQLSRRLAELEQTMRVDKVKENIERTKQRMRLRSMQAILDALRERYKKATDEQEIMHKKFEEAATKLKDRLASYALEVLNLKKQLADAC
- the LOC130827234 gene encoding kinesin-like protein KIN-7O isoform X4, with amino-acid sequence MERIYVTVRARPLSTEDAKSSPWKISGNSISFLNSSSKFDFDKVFGEECKTKEVYEARTQEIVSAAVSGFNGTVFAYGQTNSGKTHTMRGSSSEPGVIPLAVRELFDIIHEVPDREFLLRMSYLEIYNEEINDLLVPEHRRLQIHESLDRGIYVAGLREEIVASPDQVLDLMEFGESHRHIGETNMNLYSSRSHTIFRMIIESRDKSGDEESSDSCDAVRVSVLNLVDLAGSERAAKTGAEGVRLKEGSHINKSLMTLGTVIKKLSEGAESQGGHVPYRDSKLTRILQPSLGGNANTAIICNITLAQIHADETKSSLQFASRALQVTNCAHVNEILTDAALLKRQKKEIEQLRAKLQASPSEHLEEEILNLRNTLLQTELERERIALELEEEKRAQVEREKMLEQQAKKIKNLSSMVLYSNRDEIRDHPKKDKRRDTWCPGKVTREAAGEASHMLDSRASSITRQECDQRPLIPFEELVTESEAVGDVSSKSKENNDKNNSGDCVLPDPCTLLNVTSRRKMPQKKTSLPMENHELHELQAAYEDLFVKSEIQRIMYEVQFDCLKRTLSEACAENLDHSTCPDDTSQCRDNSTQSLDTDATNLIEQLREQIKVLEVEKLSSEQNLESVVDFAKKQNTFAAKKCDELYEELQTAKQEALEARSELRLRNAESMEESNLNSTSELLLEVQQICEEVQSLSPFSEYISSVTEELLQGHSYALKELSNLKSDICESTRLQRSIVNDHGKLISSLKNKIVELENEKVMLKNQSTDLQEQLDGVRIKSQDSEKALMDLSEQYDAEKSELLFNIEFLEKEVYSLSSSSLSREKESLRKDLEKTKAKLKETESKLKNVMQEKTRLEGERANADREIKKLHSQKAFLERDLSKRDSLAGRKRESCVDRSRAIDSKRIKGQENIMQQTLQDDYKKLEVLAFEMETTIASLEEELAAANQEKEKLLATNESLSSEIEMLSEKFDASSSDLNALQEELLDLRLKLEKSESSNQNLESQINLLVEEKEELAMQLTNSLLELEEERAVWSAKEKASVEAIKEKANVYNDEITSLSNELERVQNEMISLKKEYEALQQSLKYAEEHAESKMRCSMEKLTEINQLKHALEVVVSEKGDHEELFKSKLDALSSQHGLKCEELKRTEAELANLKKEQGDLLCRIKEQEQDANLSNDLQLFTAQHEAEQLSRRLAELEQTMRVDKVKENIERTKQRMRLRSMQAILDALRERYKKATDEQEIMHKKFEEAATKLKDRLASYALEVLNLKKQLADAC